The region TCGCTGAGCAGGCCGCTGTCTTGCAGGTCTTGCACGTAGCTGTGGTCGCGGGAGATGCCTTCGAGCACGCCATCGCGCAGGCGGTACAGGCGACTGTCACCGGCCCACAAACACACGCCACGCAGGCCGCGCGCCGCCAATACAACGACGGTGCTGCCCATCATGGTCACGCCACGGTTGGCGGTTTCTTCACGCACGGTCGCGTTGATGCGGATCAGGTCATTGCGCAAGGCCGCCGAATACTCATCCAAAGAGCGACCCACCGGCACACTGCGCAGGCTGTCGACGATCAGGCTGCTGACGTAGTCCCCGGCCGCATGCCCGCCCATGCCATCAGCCACCACCCACAGGCGGTTTTCCGACAGGTCCAGGCACGCGTCTTCATTGACCTGGCGCACCATGCCCACATGGCTTTTGCTCGCGGATTTGAACGTCGACCCCATCTACACCACACCTTCTTGTCCGAGCAAAAACTGCGCAAAATCGCCGGCGGCAGGCAAACCCTGACACCGCAATAAACCAGGGGAAATACGTTGGGAGCCACGGCCCCACCACAGGCTGGCGCCTTCGCAGGCCTGTTCGGCGAGCGCGGTCATTCGGCTGTGGGGCACGGTGGCGGCAACCCGTTGCAGGCCTGCAAAGCGGCTGTCCACAGCGCGCGGCTCACTTGCCGGAATGCCGAGTTTGTCGAGGTCGTCGTTGAAGCCTTCAAAGGTCGCGCCAGTATCCAGAGTGCTGAGCAACAGCTCTTCAGCCTGTTCGAACCAGGTGTCCGGGCCGCCGACCAGCGACGCCGGATTGGTGTCGTGATCCAGCAAAGCGACCACCGCCAACGGAAAATACCGCCCGACCCGGTCAATGCTCGGCATCACCACGCCCGCCGCAGCGTCCGGCCCGCACACACCCGGTGCCAGCACAAAGCGCCACAACGGGCTGACCAGGTACACGTTGAGCCAGTCGCCGCCCAGGCGGTTCTGGCTGGCGAGCAAACCGGCCGCCAGCCAGCTGTCCCACGGGCCGATAAAACTCTGGGGCAAGGCGCGACTGACAAAGTCACCGCGGCTGGCCAACTTGCCGTAGAAACCCAGCGTCGTCATAA is a window of Pseudomonas antarctica DNA encoding:
- a CDS encoding PP2C family protein-serine/threonine phosphatase → MGSTFKSASKSHVGMVRQVNEDACLDLSENRLWVVADGMGGHAAGDYVSSLIVDSLRSVPVGRSLDEYSAALRNDLIRINATVREETANRGVTMMGSTVVVLAARGLRGVCLWAGDSRLYRLRDGVLEGISRDHSYVQDLQDSGLLSEADARVHPRANIVTRAVGVEAQLELAVVDLLIAPGDSYLLCSDGLNKTVEDHEIREVLSHDAPDEIVRSLVHLGLNRGAPDNITAIVVKVSP
- the tagF gene encoding type VI secretion system-associated protein TagF encodes the protein MTTLGFYGKLASRGDFVSRALPQSFIGPWDSWLAAGLLASQNRLGGDWLNVYLVSPLWRFVLAPGVCGPDAAAGVVMPSIDRVGRYFPLAVVALLDHDTNPASLVGGPDTWFEQAEELLLSTLDTGATFEGFNDDLDKLGIPASEPRAVDSRFAGLQRVAATVPHSRMTALAEQACEGASLWWGRGSQRISPGLLRCQGLPAAGDFAQFLLGQEGVV